From a single Acidobacteriota bacterium genomic region:
- the mnmA gene encoding tRNA 2-thiouridine(34) synthase MnmA produces MIAVAMSGGVDSSTAAALLKNQGHDLVGFSMQLWNQRRINVGPDGEPLPSRCCSLDDLYDARVVAHKLGFPFYVVNLEDEFERDVVRPFVANYLEGLTPSPCVACNSFLKFDKLVELAQTADATKVATGHYARVRFDDERGRWLLLRAVNRAKDQSYFLFELTQEQLSYAMFPLGEMTKQEVREIATEAGLPTAMKPESQEICFIPDGNYSRFIDRYLEEDRQRRLSDNDVPAFQPLVQIESSILKQPESGQIVTTAGEIVGTHQGIHRYTVGQRKGLGISAPDPLYVIQVDAKNNRVVVGNRDDLLKRKMVIHRVNWIAIEDLTEPVHVTVKIRSRAEEAPATLTKNEDGSVLVTFDEAQRAVTPGQAAVFYDGDIVVGGGWIV; encoded by the coding sequence ATGATCGCAGTCGCCATGAGCGGCGGAGTGGATAGCTCAACAGCCGCTGCTTTACTAAAAAATCAAGGGCACGACTTGGTCGGATTTTCGATGCAGCTCTGGAATCAGCGCCGCATCAACGTCGGGCCGGACGGCGAACCGCTGCCCAGCCGATGCTGCTCGCTGGACGATTTGTACGACGCGCGCGTTGTGGCGCATAAACTCGGTTTTCCGTTTTACGTCGTCAACCTGGAAGATGAATTCGAGCGCGATGTCGTGCGGCCTTTTGTCGCCAATTATCTGGAAGGTTTGACGCCCAGCCCGTGCGTCGCCTGCAATTCGTTTTTGAAGTTCGACAAGCTGGTCGAGCTGGCGCAAACTGCTGATGCGACTAAAGTTGCGACCGGCCATTACGCGAGGGTTCGGTTTGATGATGAGCGCGGTCGCTGGCTGCTGTTGCGCGCCGTTAATCGCGCCAAAGACCAATCCTATTTTCTGTTTGAACTCACGCAGGAACAGTTGAGTTACGCGATGTTCCCGTTGGGCGAAATGACCAAACAGGAAGTCCGCGAGATTGCCACGGAAGCCGGATTGCCCACTGCGATGAAGCCTGAAAGCCAGGAAATCTGTTTCATCCCGGATGGCAACTATTCGCGGTTTATTGACCGGTACCTGGAAGAAGATCGCCAGCGGCGCCTGAGCGATAACGACGTCCCGGCCTTTCAGCCGCTGGTTCAAATCGAAAGTTCAATATTGAAACAACCTGAATCCGGCCAAATTGTCACGACAGCGGGTGAAATCGTTGGCACGCATCAGGGCATTCACCGGTACACGGTCGGCCAGCGAAAGGGTTTGGGAATTTCCGCGCCCGACCCGCTGTACGTCATTCAGGTGGACGCCAAAAATAATCGCGTCGTCGTCGGCAATCGGGACGATTTGCTCAAACGAAAGATGGTTATCCACCGCGTCAATTGGATCGCCATCGAAGATTTGACTGAACCGGTTCATGTGACCGTCAAAATCCGTTCGCGCGCTGAAGAGGCTCCGGCGACATTGACGAAAAACGAAGACGGATCGGTGTTGGTGACATTTGACGAAGCCCAGCGCGCAGTCACGCCCGGACAGGCTGCGGTGTTTTACGACGGAGATATCGTTGTCGGCGGCGGATGGATTGTTTGA
- a CDS encoding CbbQ/NirQ/NorQ/GpvN family protein, with translation MTQTGTDTARAKEQPIEKYLITKEPYYLSVKDEVSLFETAYKAKLPVMLKGPTGCGKTRFVEAMAYKLGRPLVTVACHEDLSATDLVGRFLIEGDETVWHDGPLTTAIRHGAICYLDEIVEARKDTIVLIHPLTDDRRILPIEKLGKLLNAPDDFMLVISYNPGYQSVLKDLKQSTRQRFLSLEFDYPNTDAETKIVAHEGGVPETTARDLVKIGEKVRNLKGHGLEEGVSTRLLVYAAQMVARGVEPVTACEIAIASPITDDSELQRSIREIVTTVI, from the coding sequence ATGACTCAAACGGGAACCGACACAGCTAGAGCAAAAGAACAACCCATCGAAAAATACCTCATTACGAAAGAGCCGTATTATCTGAGTGTCAAAGACGAAGTTTCGCTGTTTGAAACTGCCTACAAAGCGAAATTGCCCGTGATGTTGAAAGGGCCAACCGGATGCGGCAAGACCCGGTTTGTCGAAGCGATGGCTTACAAACTTGGCCGCCCGCTGGTGACGGTCGCCTGCCACGAAGATTTATCGGCAACGGATTTGGTCGGGCGCTTTTTGATCGAGGGCGACGAAACCGTGTGGCACGATGGGCCGTTGACCACGGCCATTCGCCACGGAGCGATTTGCTATCTGGATGAAATCGTCGAAGCTCGCAAAGACACCATTGTGTTGATTCACCCGCTGACGGACGATCGCCGCATTCTGCCGATTGAAAAGCTCGGTAAACTGCTCAATGCGCCGGACGATTTTATGCTCGTCATTTCGTACAATCCCGGCTATCAAAGCGTGCTGAAAGACCTGAAACAATCCACTCGCCAGCGATTTCTGTCACTGGAATTCGATTACCCCAATACCGATGCGGAAACCAAGATTGTCGCCCACGAAGGCGGCGTACCCGAAACGACCGCTCGCGATCTGGTCAAAATCGGCGAAAAGGTTCGTAATCTGAAAGGTCACGGTTTGGAAGAAGGCGTCTCGACCCGCCTGCTAGTGTATGCCGCCCAGATGGTTGCGCGCGGAGTCGAACCGGTTACTGCCTGTGAAATCGCCATTGCCAGCCCCATCACCGACGATTCTGAATTGCAGCGCAGCATTCGGGAAATCGTCACCACTGTAATCTGA
- a CDS encoding VWA domain-containing protein has translation MKAEFLLSSFIIHTSAFIIHTMSEEKKSFTGSLLRGLTRNTVEALAMKMGLKPSDRGWVAVDIGASLVGSSPKVAMDFFKAVQEVSTLLENGDLRAWAELGKRVATNSHDEASDFYRASMEILQAVPESLRSLLISLCSKQIVLSPAAALSTFRNAPRIVAQLGDARSATRLFNIAVEVAHRSVKHSTEVLTAAPQALSALKSFDSGAHPSAAIAPAEAVLNLAESFAQRTGATAAEFLSAVGEGLDFIQNGDEIVELCNQTSVFLERGGATALQYFRSARSVIEIGGGPGFDKWSRVTRKVADEGNAIVYDFLKLTPKVLATLSATQRRRAPERVIAVLDVVEELASRNVYVALECFKSSPRALASASLDQFQAWARDGAELYRNDRRKAQAYYALESKSSQEQLRGSHDGVALESVSHLLRLYVEGLTGREMVIAPLGSIPEESRINDGHTIQLPSVVAEFGSMDEDFKLYKVLAAHASGQVEFGTRNIGQSDVRAALKEIDRFFTDKEKKELGEMRDLAMSDKEYAQYSNSEHLGFRNRPPLEPIQLEAADYKTVLSRFPNSTLATRVFTTLENGRIDWRLRSAYRGIRRDLDFVRSRLVERRPPINELTVEQAVYEMLFQITLCGGVIDDKARIAYMGIISEFESIISNYVRRDEATVADTLMATFMVYELLEGRRNQNESDNETDQDEKENEDEKDDSSEGKGEDQQQQTQQMNRRPELFNQWAQTNEDVSPTDSDLLNELMNAETSEQELQEGDEVFYYDEWDRELGDHRAKWCRVIQRENRKGQRDFVEQVRARYSGVISSIRHQFQMLKPESLRKIKGELDGEDYDLQAVIDHHVDRKTTGRPSDRLYIRRIRRERDVAVSFLLDMSSSTARTITRHPNQPYTRPGQKIIDIEKQGLVLMSEALEAVGDAYSISGFTSEGRRNVKYFVIKRFGEKYSPDVERRIGGITYHNNTRLGAAIRHAIAGLERQDARTKLLIILSDGRPYDHDYGDSRYAREDTKMALRHSKIQGITPFCITIDRESEAELKDLYGEVGYTIIDDVMSLPERLPGIYRRLTT, from the coding sequence ATGAAGGCTGAATTCCTGCTTTCATCATTCATCATTCATACTTCAGCCTTCATCATTCATACAATGTCCGAAGAGAAAAAAAGTTTTACAGGGTCATTGCTCAGAGGATTGACGCGCAACACCGTCGAGGCGCTGGCGATGAAGATGGGATTGAAACCCAGCGACCGCGGTTGGGTGGCGGTGGACATTGGCGCATCGCTTGTCGGCAGTTCGCCCAAAGTGGCGATGGATTTTTTCAAGGCCGTTCAGGAAGTTTCCACCCTACTCGAGAATGGCGATTTGCGTGCCTGGGCGGAACTGGGCAAGCGCGTAGCGACCAACAGTCACGATGAAGCCAGCGATTTTTACCGGGCTTCAATGGAAATTCTGCAGGCTGTGCCGGAAAGCCTGCGTTCGCTTCTGATTTCTCTTTGCTCAAAACAGATTGTGTTGTCTCCCGCCGCCGCGCTTTCGACCTTCCGAAACGCGCCGAGAATTGTCGCGCAACTTGGCGACGCACGTTCAGCGACGCGATTATTCAACATTGCCGTTGAAGTCGCCCATCGTTCGGTCAAACACAGCACGGAAGTTCTGACCGCTGCCCCGCAAGCCCTGTCCGCACTGAAAAGCTTTGATTCTGGCGCACATCCTTCCGCCGCAATTGCACCGGCTGAAGCCGTTTTGAATCTGGCGGAAAGCTTTGCCCAGCGAACCGGCGCAACCGCTGCGGAGTTTCTCTCTGCTGTCGGCGAAGGTCTTGATTTCATTCAAAACGGCGATGAAATCGTCGAACTCTGTAACCAGACTTCGGTCTTCCTGGAACGCGGCGGAGCCACTGCGCTGCAATACTTCCGTTCGGCACGGTCTGTGATTGAAATCGGTGGTGGCCCAGGTTTTGACAAATGGAGCCGCGTTACGCGCAAGGTCGCCGATGAAGGCAACGCGATTGTTTATGACTTTTTGAAACTAACGCCAAAGGTTTTGGCGACCTTGTCGGCAACACAGCGCCGCCGTGCGCCCGAACGCGTCATTGCGGTGCTGGATGTAGTCGAAGAATTGGCTTCACGCAATGTGTATGTCGCGCTGGAATGTTTCAAATCCAGCCCGCGGGCATTGGCTTCGGCTTCGCTGGATCAGTTTCAGGCCTGGGCGCGCGACGGCGCGGAGCTTTATCGCAACGACCGCCGCAAAGCGCAGGCATATTACGCGTTGGAATCGAAATCCAGCCAGGAACAATTGCGCGGTTCGCACGATGGCGTGGCGCTGGAATCGGTTTCGCATTTACTGCGGCTTTATGTCGAAGGTTTAACCGGCCGCGAAATGGTCATCGCGCCGCTTGGTTCCATTCCGGAAGAATCGCGCATCAACGACGGCCATACGATTCAATTGCCGTCGGTTGTCGCTGAATTCGGTTCAATGGACGAAGATTTCAAACTGTACAAGGTATTGGCCGCCCACGCTTCCGGACAGGTGGAATTCGGCACCCGCAACATTGGCCAGTCAGACGTTCGCGCCGCGCTGAAAGAAATTGACCGCTTTTTCACCGACAAGGAGAAAAAAGAGCTTGGCGAAATGCGCGATCTGGCGATGAGCGACAAAGAGTACGCCCAATACTCCAACTCCGAACATCTGGGATTCCGCAATCGTCCGCCGCTGGAACCGATTCAACTCGAAGCCGCCGATTATAAAACTGTGCTTTCGCGCTTTCCGAATTCGACGCTGGCGACGCGCGTGTTTACGACACTGGAAAACGGCAGAATTGATTGGCGACTGCGCTCAGCATATCGGGGTATTCGCCGCGATCTGGATTTCGTGCGCTCGCGTCTGGTCGAACGCCGTCCGCCGATCAACGAACTGACAGTCGAACAGGCGGTGTATGAAATGCTGTTTCAAATCACACTCTGCGGGGGAGTGATTGATGACAAAGCTCGCATCGCCTACATGGGCATCATCAGCGAATTTGAAAGCATCATTTCAAACTATGTACGCCGAGATGAAGCCACAGTCGCCGACACATTGATGGCGACTTTTATGGTGTACGAACTACTGGAAGGCCGTCGCAACCAGAACGAATCCGACAACGAAACCGATCAAGACGAAAAAGAAAACGAAGACGAAAAGGACGATTCCAGCGAAGGCAAAGGCGAAGACCAGCAGCAGCAAACGCAGCAAATGAATCGCCGTCCGGAATTGTTCAATCAGTGGGCGCAAACCAACGAAGATGTTTCGCCGACAGATTCCGACTTGCTGAACGAATTGATGAACGCCGAAACCAGCGAGCAGGAATTGCAGGAAGGCGACGAGGTTTTTTATTACGACGAATGGGATCGCGAACTCGGCGACCATCGCGCCAAATGGTGCCGCGTCATTCAACGCGAAAACCGCAAGGGGCAGCGCGATTTCGTTGAACAGGTTCGCGCGCGATATTCCGGCGTGATTTCTTCGATTCGGCATCAGTTCCAGATGCTCAAACCCGAATCGCTGCGCAAGATCAAAGGCGAACTCGACGGGGAAGATTACGATTTGCAAGCCGTGATAGATCATCACGTGGATCGCAAAACCACAGGCCGCCCGTCGGACCGGCTATACATCCGTCGCATCCGCCGCGAACGCGACGTGGCGGTGAGCTTTTTGCTGGATATGTCGTCTTCGACGGCGCGCACGATCACGCGGCATCCGAACCAGCCGTACACGCGACCGGGTCAAAAGATCATAGACATCGAAAAACAAGGGTTGGTGTTGATGAGCGAAGCGCTGGAGGCCGTCGGCGATGCCTATTCCATTTCCGGGTTCACCAGCGAAGGCCGCCGCAACGTCAAATACTTCGTCATCAAACGCTTCGGCGAGAAGTATTCCCCGGATGTCGAACGCCGCATTGGTGGCATTACGTATCATAACAACACGCGGCTCGGCGCAGCCATTCGCCATGCCATCGCCGGGCTTGAACGCCAGGACGCCCGCACCAAACTGCTGATCATCCTTAGCGACGGACGCCCATACGACCACGATTACGGCGATTCCCGCTACGCCCGCGAAGACACCAAAATGGCTTTGCGCCATTCCAAGATTCAAGGCATCACGCCGTTTTGCATCACGATTGACCGCGAATCCGAAGCCGAGTTGAAAGATTTGTACGGCGAAGTCGGCTACACGATCATTGATGACGTGATGAGCTTGCCAGAGCGGCTGCCAGGAATCTACCGGAGGTTGACAACCTAG
- a CDS encoding site-specific DNA-methyltransferase, which produces MEIRNQIITGDCKEVMREFPANSISACITDPPYNYEFIGHKWNTAEIERRVSRVQESKTLIKNIPYGSGLAGGVRNTRWYERVRQNILDYEQWCHEWAVELFRVCKEGAVVAAFNSTRTMAHLQVALERAGFYARDCVVYRRSSGIPKGLNLQAKLEQKGVENSEDWEGWHSCLRNEWEAIVVVQKPLVNNYVETLLKNGIGLFRTINEDGSFQSNILENIPRDERGQENVHCTVKPLALMEKLVDMFVPSSDEHIVLDPFAGSGTTLVAAKNLGCSYLGIEVVPEYVEIAKKRLNELTPQIVKARNVEVTAAPQTPLLWREDIV; this is translated from the coding sequence ATGGAGATTAGGAATCAGATTATTACGGGTGATTGCAAAGAGGTGATGCGCGAGTTTCCGGCTAACTCTATCTCCGCTTGCATTACCGATCCTCCTTATAACTATGAGTTCATTGGGCACAAATGGAACACCGCGGAAATCGAAAGGCGCGTCAGCCGTGTGCAGGAGAGTAAGACACTGATCAAAAATATTCCTTACGGCAGTGGATTGGCTGGCGGAGTTCGCAATACGCGATGGTATGAGCGCGTCAGGCAGAACATTCTCGATTACGAACAATGGTGTCATGAGTGGGCGGTAGAGCTTTTCCGCGTTTGCAAGGAAGGCGCAGTTGTCGCGGCTTTCAACAGCACGCGTACGATGGCGCATCTGCAAGTAGCACTTGAACGCGCCGGATTTTATGCACGAGATTGCGTAGTCTATCGCCGTTCGAGCGGTATTCCGAAGGGGTTGAATCTGCAAGCCAAACTGGAACAAAAGGGCGTTGAAAATTCCGAAGACTGGGAAGGCTGGCACAGTTGCCTGCGCAACGAATGGGAAGCAATCGTTGTCGTGCAAAAGCCGCTCGTAAACAATTATGTTGAAACGTTGCTCAAAAACGGCATCGGACTTTTCCGTACGATTAATGAAGATGGCTCTTTCCAATCGAACATTCTCGAAAACATCCCACGTGACGAACGTGGGCAAGAAAACGTTCATTGCACGGTAAAGCCGCTGGCGCTGATGGAAAAACTGGTAGATATGTTCGTCCCGTCTTCCGACGAACACATCGTTCTTGACCCATTTGCTGGGTCAGGCACGACGCTGGTGGCGGCGAAGAATCTAGGTTGCAGCTATCTGGGGATCGAGGTCGTGCCGGAGTATGTCGAGATTGCGAAAAAACGGTTGAACGAATTAACACCACAGATTGTTAAAGCCAGAAACGTAGAAGTCACCGCTGCACCGCAAACGCCTTTGCTTTGGCGTGAAGATATTGTTTGA
- a CDS encoding restriction endonuclease, whose translation MSGRKQIEKSLNDILSQYQQSFTNKIYLEENDEYDLLMEAFALTPQVKRENRQYWGWELGMCWQRLVTELCSKTCSDFAPGLRTGADELCDLIVGKQAIDTKYRIGSGDSGTLKKFKAYARLLAEKGYEPILLIVREDNLPTAINACSSAGWKVLRGEEGYNYIQSLTKFDLKQYLHAKAKAFAVQR comes from the coding sequence ATGAGCGGAAGAAAGCAAATTGAAAAATCCCTGAACGACATCCTGAGTCAGTACCAGCAATCTTTTACCAACAAAATCTATCTTGAAGAGAACGATGAGTACGATTTGCTGATGGAAGCCTTTGCCCTGACGCCGCAGGTAAAACGTGAAAACAGGCAGTATTGGGGATGGGAACTTGGGATGTGCTGGCAGCGATTGGTAACGGAGCTTTGCTCCAAAACCTGTTCGGATTTCGCTCCCGGATTACGAACTGGCGCCGATGAACTTTGCGATTTGATCGTTGGCAAGCAGGCAATTGACACAAAATATCGGATTGGTTCGGGCGATTCAGGAACGCTCAAGAAGTTCAAGGCATACGCCAGATTACTGGCTGAAAAAGGTTACGAGCCGATCCTGTTGATTGTCAGAGAAGATAATTTGCCAACCGCAATCAATGCCTGTTCGTCAGCCGGGTGGAAAGTTTTGAGGGGAGAGGAAGGTTACAACTACATCCAAAGCCTGACAAAGTTCGATCTCAAACAATATCTTCACGCCAAAGCAAAGGCGTTTGCGGTGCAGCGGTGA
- a CDS encoding helix-turn-helix transcriptional regulator: MDVTQVFAKNIRRIRLAKRISQEALADLADLHRTYVGAVERGERNITLINANRIAEALGIRLSDCLKERNERKKAN, encoded by the coding sequence ATGGATGTTACGCAAGTTTTCGCCAAAAACATCAGAAGGATTCGCTTGGCAAAACGGATTTCTCAAGAGGCGCTGGCTGACCTCGCCGATCTGCATCGCACCTATGTTGGCGCAGTGGAGCGTGGGGAAAGAAATATCACCCTGATTAATGCCAACCGTATTGCCGAAGCTTTAGGCATTAGGCTTAGCGATTGTTTGAAGGAGCGCAATGAGCGGAAGAAAGCAAATTGA
- a CDS encoding lmo0937 family membrane protein, giving the protein MLWTIFIILLVMWLLGLVSSYTMGGFIHILLLVALVVLVLQLLSGRRVIS; this is encoded by the coding sequence ATGCTTTGGACAATCTTTATAATTCTGTTGGTTATGTGGTTGTTAGGGCTAGTGAGTTCTTACACGATGGGTGGATTCATTCACATTCTGTTACTCGTTGCCCTGGTTGTGCTGGTACTTCAGCTATTGAGCGGACGTAGGGTCATATCGTAG
- a CDS encoding lipid-binding SYLF domain-containing protein: protein MKNKIIISITSVLAFALAMTMTGLAQGKMKDEEHQSEKAAKVFREIMDIPEKEIPRDVLDRAECVAVFPDVIKAGFIVGGRGGRGVASCRTPSGWSAPAYFDLGGGSIGLQIGAQATDFVLLFMNRDGMHSLLSDKFTLGADASVAAGPVGRQAGAETDVKLDAQILSYSRSKGLFAGLELKGVVIKPDKDDMRDVYGREVTAKEVLQDNKVTAPEVVRAFPNVLARYSTRKAKM, encoded by the coding sequence ATGAAGAATAAAATCATAATTTCGATAACTTCTGTTCTGGCGTTTGCCTTGGCAATGACTATGACGGGTTTGGCCCAAGGGAAAATGAAGGACGAGGAGCATCAGTCCGAAAAAGCGGCGAAAGTTTTCCGCGAAATCATGGATATTCCGGAAAAAGAAATTCCGCGCGATGTTTTGGACAGGGCTGAATGTGTCGCTGTGTTTCCGGATGTGATCAAGGCGGGGTTTATTGTGGGCGGACGAGGTGGTAGGGGTGTTGCCAGTTGTCGAACACCTTCAGGATGGAGCGCGCCTGCGTATTTTGATCTGGGTGGAGGAAGCATCGGGTTGCAGATTGGAGCGCAAGCGACGGATTTCGTCTTGTTATTTATGAACAGAGATGGAATGCACAGTTTGTTATCCGATAAATTCACGTTGGGCGCGGATGCTTCCGTGGCTGCAGGGCCGGTTGGCCGACAAGCAGGAGCTGAAACTGACGTGAAACTCGACGCACAGATACTGTCTTATTCGCGCAGCAAAGGGTTGTTTGCCGGACTGGAACTCAAAGGTGTTGTCATCAAACCGGACAAGGATGATATGCGAGATGTGTATGGCAGAGAAGTGACTGCCAAAGAGGTCTTGCAAGATAACAAAGTGACTGCCCCGGAAGTAGTAAGGGCATTCCCTAATGTGTTAGCACGGTATTCGACACGTAAAGCGAAAATGTAA
- a CDS encoding sigma-54-dependent Fis family transcriptional regulator: MTKPKILVIDDDTNVLDLMQFHLHKNGFDTVMAESGATGINLLTAQSFDLVLTDMRLPDRDGIDLVRESKEIAPDTEIIVITGYSSINKAVEATKAGAYQFVEKPVNYERLLLMVQQAIERREHRLELKKWRDRMQPASYGKIIGSSRAMQNIYAIIESVAASDANVLIVGESGTGKELVAGAVHERSLRAKKPFVKINCAALPKELIESEMFGHTRGAFTGAARDKDGLISQAHGGSLLMDEIGEMPSELQPKLLRVLQERVYTPVGSEKPSAADFRLICSTNRNPLDAIREGLLREDLYYRINTIEIHVPPLRERTEDVQRLAEHFLTVFAEKYERPARELSREAYERLFNYSWPGNVRELQNVMERAVLMTKSEVIQADELPMTNIVAAAQTCAVQQSPGSHFNGTQPAAASTSALTEKPDNADFNELCRLMVNVLPTPSPGNDSQNIFERLEGCIVQAALYRTKGNKQAAANLLGLYRPRLYSIIKKHHLLEGNEA, encoded by the coding sequence ATGACGAAACCTAAAATTCTGGTGATTGATGACGACACGAACGTGCTGGATTTAATGCAGTTCCATCTGCACAAAAATGGTTTTGACACGGTGATGGCGGAAAGTGGGGCTACAGGAATCAATTTGTTGACGGCACAATCTTTTGATCTGGTGTTAACGGATATGCGATTACCTGACAGGGATGGAATTGATCTTGTCCGAGAGAGCAAGGAAATTGCTCCGGATACGGAAATCATTGTGATTACTGGCTATAGTTCCATCAACAAAGCCGTCGAAGCAACCAAAGCCGGTGCGTATCAATTCGTCGAAAAACCTGTCAATTACGAACGGCTGCTGTTGATGGTGCAACAGGCGATTGAGCGCCGCGAACACCGGCTTGAATTGAAGAAATGGCGCGATCGAATGCAACCCGCTTCTTATGGCAAGATCATCGGTTCCAGCCGCGCCATGCAAAACATTTACGCGATCATTGAAAGCGTCGCGGCGTCTGATGCCAATGTGTTGATTGTTGGCGAATCCGGGACCGGCAAGGAATTAGTGGCCGGCGCGGTTCACGAACGCAGCCTGCGCGCGAAAAAACCATTCGTCAAAATCAATTGCGCCGCTCTGCCAAAGGAATTGATCGAATCGGAAATGTTTGGCCACACAAGGGGCGCTTTCACCGGAGCCGCTCGCGACAAAGACGGGCTGATTTCTCAGGCTCACGGCGGCAGTTTGCTGATGGACGAAATCGGTGAAATGCCTTCGGAGTTGCAACCAAAACTGCTACGGGTTTTACAAGAGCGCGTTTATACACCAGTCGGAAGCGAAAAACCTTCGGCGGCGGATTTCCGGTTGATTTGCTCAACCAACCGGAATCCACTGGATGCAATCCGGGAAGGGTTGTTACGCGAAGATTTGTATTACCGCATCAATACCATCGAAATTCATGTGCCGCCTTTGCGGGAACGCACCGAAGATGTGCAACGCCTGGCCGAACATTTTCTAACTGTCTTTGCTGAAAAATATGAGCGCCCCGCTCGTGAGCTTTCTCGCGAAGCTTACGAACGGCTGTTTAACTATTCCTGGCCCGGCAACGTACGCGAATTGCAGAATGTCATGGAGCGCGCAGTGTTAATGACCAAGAGTGAAGTCATTCAAGCAGATGAATTACCAATGACAAACATAGTGGCTGCTGCTCAAACGTGCGCAGTTCAACAGTCTCCGGGGAGTCACTTCAATGGCACTCAACCGGCTGCGGCATCCACTTCGGCTTTGACCGAAAAACCGGATAACGCAGACTTCAACGAATTGTGTCGCTTAATGGTCAACGTCTTGCCCACACCCAGCCCAGGGAACGATTCGCAAAATATCTTCGAACGGTTGGAAGGATGCATCGTTCAAGCAGCCCTTTATCGAACGAAAGGCAACAAACAGGCGGCGGCCAATTTACTGGGTTTGTATCGTCCGCGGCTGTACAGCATCATCAAAAAACATCATTTGCTGGAAGGAAACGAGGCCTGA